Genomic window (Streptomyces cadmiisoli):
TGCGGGGCGACGACCACCGGCTCCAGTGTGATCGCGACCACTTCCGGGTGGTCGTCGACCAGCCGGGAGACACGCAGGAGCAACTCCTCCAGGGCGGGGGTGTCGACGGGCGCCGAACCGCGCCAGCCGAACAGCAGCGGCGCCGTCCGGATCGATCGGATCAGCGAGGTCGCCTCACGGTCGGTGACCGGGATCAACCGGTGTGCGGTGTCGTCCAGCAATTGGGAGGCGGCCCCGGCGAGCCCGAAGGAGAGCACCGCCCCGGCCGCCGGGTCGATCACGGCGCGTACGACGGTGTCCACTCCCCGCGGGGCCATCGTCTGCACGACCGGGCGCAGCTCCTCGGGCTTGCCGAACAGCTCGGTCAATTCGGCGTACGCACGGCGCAGTTGCTCCTCGTCGGCCAGGTCCAGGCGGACGCCGCCCAGGTCGGCCCGGTGGCGCAGGTGGGGGGCGGTGGCCTTGAGTGCCACCGGGTAGCCGAGGGCACGGGCGGCGGCCGCGGCGTCGTCGGGGGTGGGGGCGGGCAGGGCGCGGTGCACGTCGACGCCGTACTTGCCGAGCAGCTCGTACGTCTCCGTCGCGCCGAGGGTGAGGCCCTGTCCGCGGGTGAGCAACCCGTCGATCAGCGCGGCGGCGCCCGGCTCGTCGATGTCCTCGTACGCGGGCACCTTGCCCGGATCGGCGGCGTCCCGTCGCCACTGCGCGTACCGGACGGCTTCGGCGAGGGCGCGCACGGCGCGCTCGGCGGCGGGGTACGCCGGGATGAGCCGGGAGTCGGGTTCCGTTTCCGGTTCTGTTTCCTCCCCTTCTTTCGCTGCCGCCGGCTCCTCGGTCGGCGGGTGCGGGGCGGTCGTACCGGTGGGTGGGCTGTCCGCCCAGGTGGGTGGGCGGTCGGCCGCGGTGGGTGGGTGATCGGCCGCGGTGGGCGGGCGGACCGCCGAGGTGGGTGGGCGGTCGGCTTCGGTGGGCGGGTGGTCGGCGGGATGGAGCACGCGGGTGCCGGTCGCGGGGGCGGGAGTGCCGGCGGCAGAGGTGCCGGCGGTGGTGGTCCCGTTGGCCGAGGTTCCGGCGGCCGCGGTTCCGGTTGCGGGCTGCGGTGCCGTGCTGGCCGCGGCCGACAGCGCCTCGGCGAGTCCCCCCAGCTCCACGTGCACCACGAGCACCGGCTTCGTCGGGAACGCCAGGGCCGCCGACCGCAGCGCCTGCGCCAGCGCCGCGTCCGCGACGGAGGCCTCCCCGATCGCCGGTATGGCGGTGACCACGACGGAGTCGCACGTGTCGTCCGCCAGCGCCCGCGACAGCGCCGACCGGAAGTCCTCCGCCGAGGCCTGTGTGGTCAGGTCCAGCGGAGGCAGCGGCCGCAGCCCCTCGGAGAGGCACGCGTCGTAGGTCAGCAGCCCGAGGGACTCGGAGTTCCCCAGGATCGCGACCCTCGGTCCCCTCGGCAGCGGTTGCCGCGCCAGCAGCAGACCGGCGTCGACCAGCTCCGTGATGGTGTCCACCCGGATCACCCCGGCCTGGCGCAGCAGCTCGGACACGGTGGTGTGCGGCAGCCGTGTCGCCCGGACGGCGTGCCCCTGCGGGGCCGCGCCGCCGTGGCGCGCTCCCTGCACGACGACCAGTGGCTTGGCCGCGGCGGTCCGCCGCGCGAGCCGGGTGAACTTGCGCGGGTTGCCGATCGACTCCAGGTACATCAGGGCGACGTCGGTGTCCGGGTCGTCGTACCAGTACTGCAGGACGTCGTTGCCGGAGACGTCCGCCCTGTTGCCGGACGAGACGAAGGTGGACACGCCGGTGACGCCGGTGACGCCGCCGCCGCGCCGGTGCAGCCGGGACAGCAGTGCGATCCCGATGGCGCCGGACTGGGCGAAGAGTCCGATCCGGCCGGGGCGCGGCATCTCGGGCGCCAGGGAGGCGTTGAGGCGGACGTCCGGCGCGGTGTTGATGATCCCGAAGGCGTTCGGCCCGATGATCCGCATGCCGTACGCACGCGCGTGCCGCACGAGCGCGCGCTGGCGCTCCCGCCCGTCAGGACCGCTCTCGGCATAACCGGCGGAGATCACCACCAGTCCCTGCACGCCGTGTTCGCCGCACTCGGTGACCACCTCGGGCACGTACTCGGCCGGGACGGCCACGACGGCCAGGTCGACGGGCTCGTCGATGTCGCGCACCGAGGCAAACGCCGGCACGCCGTCGAGGTCGGTCCGCCCGGGGGGCAGGGCGCTGTTCACCGCGTACAGCCGGCCGGTGAAGCCCGCCTCCCGGATGTTGCCGAGGAGGCCGCGGCCCACCCCGCCGGGGGTGCGGCCCGCGCCGACGACGGCGATGGAACCGGGCGAAAGCAGCCGCCGTACCGACCGGGCCTCGGCGCGCTGTTCACGCGCGCGTTGCACCGCGAGCGAGCGGTCGGTGGGTTCGAGGCCGAACTCCAGGCGTACGACGCCGTCCTCGAAGCTGCGCTTCTGGGTGTACCCGGCGTCCGTGAACACCTTGATCATCTTGCTGTTGGCGGGCAGCACCTCGGCGGCGAAGCGGCGGATGCCGCGCTCACGGGCGACGGCGGCGATGTGTTCGAGGAGGGCCGAGGCGACACCGCGTCCCTGGTGGGCGTCCTGCACCAGGAAGGCGACCTCGGCCTCGTCGGCGGGCGCGGAGGCGGGGAGGCCGTCGGCGCCGATGCGGTCGTAGCGCACGGTCGCGATGAACTCGCCGCCGATCGTGGCCGCGAGTCCCACCCTGTCCACGAAGTCGTGGTGCGTGAAGCGGTGGACGTCCTTGGCGGACAGACGCGGGTAGGGCGCGAAGAAGCGGTAGTACTTCGATTCGTCGGAGACCTGCTCGTAGAAGCTGACCAGGCGCTCGGCGTCATCAACGGTGATGGGGCGGACGCGCGCCGTGCCGCCGTCGCGCAGCACCACGTCGGCTTCCCAGTGGGCGGGGTACTCGCTCCGTTCCGACGAGCTCTGCATGCGCCCCAGAGTACGGCTCGCGTCCGACAACGGCGCGAGGCAGTCTGTGGTCTGTGGAAGCACGAGCGTCGGGCCGAGGCCGCGGTCCGGCACTGCCCGGGGCCGACCACGGGGCGGCACCGGGCACACTTCACGATATGGGAAACTGGTCTAGACAACCCTGAACACCTGAAGGGCAGCATCACATGGCTGAGCGCCGCGTCAACATCGGCTGGGCCGAGGGCCTCCACGCCCGCCCCGCCGCCATCTTCGTCCGAGCCGCCACGGCCGCAGGCGTCCCGGTGACGATCGCCAAGGCCGGGGGCAACCCCGTCAACGCGGCCTCCATGCTCGCCGTCCTGGGCCTGGGCGCCCAGGGTGGCGAGGAGATCGTCCTGGCCTCCGACGCCGAGGGCGCCGAGGTCGCGCTCGACCGCCTGGCCAAGCTGGTCGCCGAGGGCCTCGAGGAACTGCCCGAGACCGTCTGACCGCCTCGCGCGGCGGTCACCGAAGCCGCGTCGCCCGTCCCGGGCGGCGCGGCTTCACCTTTTCCGGCGGCGCGGCTTCGCCCTTCCCGTCGCGGCGCGACTTCACG
Coding sequences:
- a CDS encoding bifunctional GNAT family N-acetyltransferase/acetate--CoA ligase family protein; this encodes MQSSSERSEYPAHWEADVVLRDGGTARVRPITVDDAERLVSFYEQVSDESKYYRFFAPYPRLSAKDVHRFTHHDFVDRVGLAATIGGEFIATVRYDRIGADGLPASAPADEAEVAFLVQDAHQGRGVASALLEHIAAVARERGIRRFAAEVLPANSKMIKVFTDAGYTQKRSFEDGVVRLEFGLEPTDRSLAVQRAREQRAEARSVRRLLSPGSIAVVGAGRTPGGVGRGLLGNIREAGFTGRLYAVNSALPPGRTDLDGVPAFASVRDIDEPVDLAVVAVPAEYVPEVVTECGEHGVQGLVVISAGYAESGPDGRERQRALVRHARAYGMRIIGPNAFGIINTAPDVRLNASLAPEMPRPGRIGLFAQSGAIGIALLSRLHRRGGGVTGVTGVSTFVSSGNRADVSGNDVLQYWYDDPDTDVALMYLESIGNPRKFTRLARRTAAAKPLVVVQGARHGGAAPQGHAVRATRLPHTTVSELLRQAGVIRVDTITELVDAGLLLARQPLPRGPRVAILGNSESLGLLTYDACLSEGLRPLPPLDLTTQASAEDFRSALSRALADDTCDSVVVTAIPAIGEASVADAALAQALRSAALAFPTKPVLVVHVELGGLAEALSAAASTAPQPATGTAAAGTSANGTTTAGTSAAGTPAPATGTRVLHPADHPPTEADRPPTSAVRPPTAADHPPTAADRPPTWADSPPTGTTAPHPPTEEPAAAKEGEETEPETEPDSRLIPAYPAAERAVRALAEAVRYAQWRRDAADPGKVPAYEDIDEPGAAALIDGLLTRGQGLTLGATETYELLGKYGVDVHRALPAPTPDDAAAAARALGYPVALKATAPHLRHRADLGGVRLDLADEEQLRRAYAELTELFGKPEELRPVVQTMAPRGVDTVVRAVIDPAAGAVLSFGLAGAASQLLDDTAHRLIPVTDREATSLIRSIRTAPLLFGWRGSAPVDTPALEELLLRVSRLVDDHPEVVAITLEPVVVAPHGLSVLGASVRLDRPPARDDLGPRTLPAY
- a CDS encoding HPr family phosphocarrier protein, producing MAERRVNIGWAEGLHARPAAIFVRAATAAGVPVTIAKAGGNPVNAASMLAVLGLGAQGGEEIVLASDAEGAEVALDRLAKLVAEGLEELPETV